A genomic region of Gemmata massiliana contains the following coding sequences:
- a CDS encoding tyrosine-type recombinase/integrase, which produces MLTLQLLTGCRPGEVRMLRKRMIKRTDNEWVLDFERSHKMAYRGKRRIVPIGPQALLLLQPWLAQCEADQHVFRPELAPKTNRRNLGPSYTSATYTTAVLRACAKAGVVPFGPNRVRHLAATEIRQQFGLEAAQAVLGHSHYSTTERYASLVPDLAKTVAKKRE; this is translated from the coding sequence ATGCTCACGTTGCAACTGCTTACCGGATGCAGACCCGGCGAAGTGCGGATGCTCAGAAAGCGAATGATTAAGCGAACGGACAACGAGTGGGTGCTGGACTTCGAGCGGTCGCACAAAATGGCTTACCGGGGGAAGCGAAGAATCGTTCCAATTGGCCCCCAGGCTCTTTTGCTGCTCCAACCCTGGCTGGCTCAATGTGAAGCGGATCAGCACGTCTTTCGGCCCGAACTGGCTCCCAAAACGAATCGCCGGAACTTGGGACCGAGTTACACGAGTGCGACGTACACCACGGCAGTGCTACGGGCGTGTGCAAAGGCGGGCGTAGTTCCGTTTGGTCCCAACCGGGTGCGTCACTTGGCGGCTACAGAAATTCGACAACAGTTCGGATTGGAGGCGGCTCAGGCGGTACTCGGGCACTCGCACTATTCGACCACCGAGCGGTACGCCTCTTTGGTACCCGACTTGGCCAAAACGGTTGCTAAGAAGCGGGAGTGA
- a CDS encoding tRNA(His) guanylyltransferase Thg1 family protein encodes MSDSLGDRMKRYEGAETGRRLMPLLPALARLDGRAFRSFVRGLEKPFDKRLSDLMIDTATFLVRETNAVVGYTQSDEITLAWVPRECDTQVFFDGRIQKMTSTLAALCSAHFNRRLPALLPGEFADRLPVFDCRVWNVPTLEEATNAFLWRELDATKNSIAMAAHAHYEHRELHAKSGAEMQELLWKKGVNWSDYPTVFKRGTYLRRRTVSRPFTVTELSALPAKHAARSDPALVVARTECGPCDLPPLVRVENRVGVLFYGEVPRSKSIGAQSRTS; translated from the coding sequence ATGAGCGACAGCCTGGGCGACCGGATGAAGCGGTACGAGGGCGCGGAAACCGGTCGGCGCCTGATGCCGCTGTTGCCCGCGCTCGCGCGGCTCGACGGGCGCGCGTTCCGCTCGTTCGTGCGCGGGTTGGAGAAACCGTTCGACAAGCGCCTCTCCGATCTCATGATCGATACCGCAACGTTCCTCGTGCGCGAAACGAACGCGGTGGTGGGTTACACGCAGTCGGACGAGATCACGCTCGCGTGGGTGCCGAGGGAGTGCGACACGCAGGTCTTCTTCGACGGCCGCATTCAAAAGATGACGTCCACGCTGGCGGCCCTGTGCTCGGCCCACTTCAATCGAAGGTTGCCCGCGCTCTTGCCCGGCGAATTCGCTGACCGGCTACCGGTCTTCGATTGCCGCGTGTGGAACGTTCCGACACTGGAAGAGGCCACGAACGCCTTCTTGTGGAGGGAACTGGACGCGACCAAGAACTCGATCGCGATGGCGGCTCATGCGCACTACGAGCACCGAGAATTGCACGCCAAGAGTGGTGCGGAGATGCAAGAACTGCTCTGGAAGAAGGGCGTAAACTGGTCCGACTACCCGACGGTCTTCAAACGCGGCACCTACCTCCGGCGCCGGACCGTTTCGCGTCCGTTCACCGTGACCGAACTGTCCGCACTGCCCGCGAAACACGCTGCCCGCAGCGATCCCGCGTTGGTCGTGGCGCGCACGGAATGCGGCCCGTGTGATCTCCCGCCACTCGTCCGTGTGGAGAATCGTGTCGGAGTGCTTTTCTATGGCGAAGTGCCGCGCTCGAAGTCCATTGGCGCTCAATCCCGTACCAGTTGA
- a CDS encoding ornithine cyclodeaminase: MSAPHVEHVEMTGHIVDSLLLPKVLDAILSRGGRYHIETLKLGERQDDPSFVRIEVRADSSEQLDAILAEVHPHGAVPAQSEDCRTVAADVDGAFPDGFYCSTNFRTQVKLNGEWVDVEDQEMDCGIVVDPEGGAARCLPMTAVKTGDRVLVGRRGTRVFPPEAEMRKHELFEFMASPVSSERPKAVSVREIASAMRKTRAAGDKVLAVLGPAVVHTGGAELVAKLVREGFINVLFAGNALATHDMEQAFYGTSLGVSLDRGLPTDEGHEHHLRTINTIRRMGGIKKAVEAGRLKSGIMYECATRNVPFVLAGSIRDDGPLPEVVTDALAAQDAMRKLIPGVGFCLMVATTLHSIAVGNLLPAWVKVACVDISPATVTKLMDRGSTQTVGIVSDAEPFIRALVAELDKGGA, encoded by the coding sequence ATGTCCGCACCGCACGTCGAACACGTCGAAATGACCGGCCACATCGTCGACTCGCTCCTTCTGCCGAAGGTGCTCGACGCGATCCTGTCGCGCGGCGGGCGGTACCACATCGAGACGCTGAAACTCGGCGAGCGCCAGGACGACCCCAGCTTCGTGCGCATCGAGGTGCGCGCGGACTCGTCGGAACAACTCGACGCGATCCTCGCGGAGGTCCACCCGCACGGCGCGGTGCCCGCGCAGTCGGAGGACTGCCGCACAGTCGCGGCCGACGTAGACGGCGCGTTTCCGGACGGGTTCTACTGCTCCACCAACTTCCGCACGCAGGTGAAGCTGAACGGCGAATGGGTGGACGTGGAGGACCAAGAGATGGATTGTGGGATCGTGGTCGATCCCGAGGGCGGTGCGGCCCGGTGCCTCCCCATGACGGCCGTAAAAACCGGCGACCGCGTGCTTGTCGGGCGCCGGGGAACGCGCGTGTTCCCGCCCGAAGCCGAGATGCGCAAGCACGAACTGTTCGAGTTCATGGCCAGCCCCGTTTCGAGCGAGCGCCCGAAGGCCGTCAGTGTGCGCGAGATCGCCAGCGCGATGCGCAAGACGCGCGCTGCGGGCGACAAAGTGCTCGCGGTCCTCGGGCCGGCGGTCGTTCACACGGGCGGGGCCGAGCTGGTCGCGAAGCTCGTGCGCGAGGGGTTCATTAACGTGCTGTTCGCGGGTAACGCGCTCGCCACCCACGACATGGAACAGGCGTTCTACGGCACGAGTCTCGGCGTCTCGCTCGACCGGGGGTTGCCGACCGACGAGGGGCACGAGCACCACCTGCGCACGATCAACACGATCCGGCGAATGGGAGGCATCAAGAAAGCGGTCGAGGCCGGGCGCCTCAAGAGCGGTATCATGTACGAGTGCGCGACCCGGAACGTGCCGTTCGTGCTCGCGGGCAGCATCCGCGACGACGGCCCGCTGCCGGAAGTCGTCACCGACGCGCTCGCGGCCCAGGACGCGATGCGCAAGCTCATCCCGGGTGTGGGCTTCTGCCTGATGGTCGCCACGACACTGCACTCGATCGCAGTGGGCAACCTGCTTCCCGCGTGGGTGAAGGTCGCGTGCGTGGACATCAGCCCGGCGACGGTCACCAAGCTCATGGACCGTGGGAGCACACAGACCGTGGGGATCGTTTCCGACGCCGAGCCGTTCATCCGCGCGCTCGTGGCCGAACTCGACAAGGGTGGGGCGTAA
- a CDS encoding multiheme c-type cytochrome, with product MFDSPYRNVKPGVGYVGDAACAKCHQALTKSYHAHPMGRSAALVPQATPIEKYAPSGRTEFTSGPFALSIEKSPTEVRHRVRVLEPTPVPVDDVIIPAEIAIGSGTRGRSYLSVESGAVWQTPVSWFGPEDRWDVSPGFHLGSMARRAIVPECLYCHVDRVEPVPGADNRYREPLLPVQAAIGCERCHGPGTLHVAERTAGTAPQTDTSIVNPRHLAPALQSAICEQCHLQGEERVPRRGRDLFEYRPGLPFEQFVSVYVRHPDLAAANRSVGQFEQMEQSRCFTGSRGALLCTSCHDPHSAPDAPVRDAYYRQRCLSCHKSQGCALPEPDRRAKNDSCVACHMPKAASANIIHASVTNHRVPRTAGTGPVPKGLPFAEPPLLRFRSGPFSPTDDERERDLGIALVGFAKKRLPPEITTRSDLRSLATERLRASLARWPGDADAWRALASTRSDPAEAVEKFRAARNALALNPESETALAGLVEAATLAERYDAALEAADTRLRVNPTAVDPLLSRAIVHLARNDWERAEADCRAALRINPLHPQVRTYLGACLHKRGDPAAGQREHQTALRFEPDVRAQAGLREWYRQTTR from the coding sequence GTGTTCGATTCCCCATACCGAAACGTAAAACCGGGAGTTGGTTACGTCGGTGATGCAGCGTGCGCGAAGTGCCACCAAGCACTCACGAAGTCGTACCACGCGCACCCGATGGGCCGGTCCGCGGCGCTCGTACCCCAAGCGACGCCCATCGAAAAGTACGCCCCCTCCGGGCGCACCGAGTTCACCTCCGGGCCGTTCGCCCTCAGCATCGAAAAATCGCCTACAGAAGTGCGGCACCGGGTTCGCGTGCTGGAACCGACTCCGGTTCCTGTGGATGATGTCATCATCCCGGCCGAAATCGCGATCGGCTCCGGCACCCGCGGGCGGTCGTACCTGAGCGTCGAGAGCGGGGCCGTCTGGCAAACGCCCGTGAGTTGGTTCGGGCCGGAGGACCGGTGGGACGTTTCGCCCGGGTTTCACCTCGGGAGCATGGCCCGACGCGCGATCGTGCCCGAGTGCCTCTACTGCCACGTGGACCGGGTCGAACCCGTTCCCGGGGCCGACAACCGCTACCGCGAACCACTGCTCCCCGTCCAGGCCGCGATCGGGTGCGAGCGGTGCCACGGACCGGGCACACTGCACGTCGCCGAACGCACTGCGGGCACAGCCCCTCAAACGGACACGTCCATCGTGAACCCGCGGCACCTCGCGCCCGCACTCCAATCCGCGATCTGCGAACAGTGCCACCTTCAGGGGGAAGAACGAGTACCCCGGCGGGGGCGTGATCTGTTCGAGTACCGGCCGGGGCTACCGTTCGAGCAGTTCGTCAGCGTGTACGTCCGGCACCCGGACCTCGCCGCGGCGAACCGCTCGGTCGGCCAGTTCGAGCAAATGGAACAGAGCCGCTGTTTCACCGGGAGTCGCGGCGCGCTGTTGTGTACGAGCTGCCACGACCCGCACTCGGCCCCGGACGCCCCGGTACGCGACGCGTATTACCGCCAGCGATGTTTGAGCTGCCACAAATCGCAGGGATGCGCCCTACCCGAACCGGACCGGCGGGCGAAGAACGATAGCTGCGTCGCGTGCCATATGCCCAAGGCCGCGAGTGCCAACATCATCCACGCTAGCGTGACAAACCACCGCGTACCGCGGACCGCCGGGACCGGCCCCGTGCCGAAGGGTTTGCCCTTCGCGGAGCCCCCGCTCTTGCGGTTCCGCAGCGGTCCGTTCTCCCCCACCGATGACGAACGCGAGCGCGATCTCGGGATCGCGCTCGTCGGGTTCGCCAAGAAGCGACTGCCTCCCGAAATCACAACCCGCAGCGACTTGCGGTCACTCGCGACCGAGCGATTACGCGCCTCACTCGCTCGGTGGCCGGGCGACGCGGACGCCTGGCGAGCGCTCGCGTCCACGCGGTCCGATCCGGCCGAAGCCGTCGAGAAGTTTCGCGCCGCGCGGAACGCACTCGCTCTGAACCCGGAATCGGAAACGGCCCTGGCCGGGTTGGTCGAAGCTGCGACGCTGGCGGAACGATACGACGCAGCCCTCGAGGCGGCCGATACGCGCCTCCGAGTCAACCCGACCGCGGTCGATCCGCTCCTCAGTCGCGCGATCGTACACCTCGCGCGCAACGACTGGGAGCGGGCCGAAGCAGATTGCCGTGCGGCGCTGCGCATCAACCCGCTGCACCCGCAGGTGCGCACGTACCTCGGCGCCTGTTTGCACAAACGTGGCGACCCGGCTGCCGGCCAGCGCGAGCATCAAACCGCGCTCCGGTTCGAGCCGGACGTGCGGGCACAAGCGGGCCTGCGCGAGTGGTACCGACAGACCACGCGCTAA